A genomic region of Chaetodon auriga isolate fChaAug3 chromosome 11, fChaAug3.hap1, whole genome shotgun sequence contains the following coding sequences:
- the fbxo9 gene encoding F-box only protein 9, translated as MAEENDDIGGTIEDEDEGSDDPNLQVQLSVFRAKWMSELKMSSGASGMSDRQLQTKGLKKTQEIVREEKATELFLRAVQEEQSGAVYEAIKFYRMAMQLDPDIEFKINYSRPPDADRGGGNYMEDNDVDSEIEEDLLAYFEQELTLESSFPKICTPELDLTQVHISALPREILMYIFRWVVSSDLDMRALEQLSLVCRGFYICARDPEIWHLACVRVWGRNCTKVVPFKSWREMFLRRPRVRFDGVYISKTSYIRQGEESLDGFYRAWHHVEYYRYLRFFPDGHVIMLTTPEDPLAIVPRLRTWNTRLDSALIGHFRLSPETDNQTKVFAVVCKKKEEKAAEFQRSRFCRRNPPPEAEHSFHVGLQLTSGGRQSFSKLVWIHHSCHITYKLTGETVVTSFDLDRMYTPFLFARVKSYTALSEQPL; from the exons ATG GCTGAAGAAAACGATGATATCGGAGGTACAatagaggatgaagatgaaggttCAGATGACCCAAATCTTCAG gtgcagctcagtgtgttcagagctAAGTGGATGTCCGAACTCAAAATGAGCTCTGGAGCAAGTGGAATGAGTGATCGACAGCTGCAAACTAAAGGTCTGAAGAAGACACAAGAAATTGTTCGGGAGGAAAAA GCCACAGAGCTGTTCTTGAGAGCTGTCCAGGAAGAACAGAGTGGAGCTGTCTATGAGG CTATCAAGTTCTATCGCATGGCTATGCAGCTTGATCCTGACATTGAGTTTAAAATCAACTACAGCCGTCCTCCAGATgcagacagaggtggaggaaacTA catGGAGGACAATGATGTTGACAGTGAGATTGAGGAGGATCTACTTGCCTACTTTGAGCAGGAGCTAACTCTGGAAAGCTCCTTTCCAAAGATCTGCACTCCTGAGTTGGACTTGACTCAGGTGCACATTTCAG CCTTGCCGCGGGAAATCCTGATGTACATATTTCGTTGGGTTGTGTCGAGTGATCTGGACATGCGAGCCCTGGAGCAGCTCTCTTTAGTGTGCCGTGGGTTTTACATTTGTGCAAG AGACCCTGAGATTTGGCATTTGGCCTGTGTAAGAGTGTGGGGACGGAACTGCACAAAAGTTGTACCCTTCAAATCCTGGAGAGAGATGTTTCTGCGAAGGCCACGCGTCCGTTTCGATG GTGTCTATATCAGCAAGACATCCTACATTCGTCAAGGAGAGGAATCACTGGATGGATTTTACAGAGCTTGGCACCACGTTGAGTACTACAG GTACCTCCGGTTCTTCCCTGACGGCCACGTCATCATGCTCACCACCCCTGAGGACCCTCTGGCCATTGTCCCTCGCTTGCGTACTTGGAACACCAG ACTGGATTCTGCTCTGATCGGTCATTTCCGTCTGTCACCGGAGACAGACAATCAAACCAAAGTCTTTGCTGTTGTCTgcaagaaaaaggaggag AAAGCGGCCGAGTTTCAGAGGAGCCGGTTCTGCAGGCGGAACCCACCTCCGGAGGCTGAACACAGCTTCCACGTGGGACTGCAACTGACCTCTGGGGGGCGTCAGAGTTTCAGTAAGCTGGTGTGGATCCATCACTCCTGCCACATCACTTACAA GCTGACTGGGGAAACGGTTGTCACATCGTTTGACCTGGACAGGATGTACACACCCTTCCTCTTTGCACGTGTGAAGAGTTACACCGCTTTGTCTGAGCAGCCTCTCTAA